A stretch of DNA from Cryptomeria japonica chromosome 4, Sugi_1.0, whole genome shotgun sequence:
tgtgcactgacattaatacacttacataatgtctaccataacttatcatattactgatattcaaattgtatgattttcagtttatatgatcttccaaacatttgtaatatcgtcaccttacaatgtttaaatacaagtgttcattaactagAGAATCGTCATCCTTTAGTAATGTACACAAGAAAGATTATAAATTTCATATACTCATTTATATGAACAATAAGTTTACATAATTAAACATCTTTATATATATCAATAATTATATTTTAACCATACCAAGAAGCCTcctgaagtgatcaattttcaTTCTTGCTAGAGGTTTGGTGAGAATATCAGCTGTCTGATCTCTTGTATTGATATATTCCAACTTTATTACCTTTCTTTCTATCATATCTcatacatagtgatatggaatctcaatgtgtttggatctatcatggaaaactAGATTGACTGAAAGTTTAATGCAGCTTTGGTTGTCACAATGAATGATTGTAGGTTTTAGGCTTTCACCAAATAATCCTACTATCAGTTTCCTCAAACATACTGCTTCTTTTGCTGCCATGGATGCAGCtatatattcagcttctgtagaactctgggctacagaagattgttttctgcatatccaagataccatagctgatcccaaactgaaacaTAATCCAGAAGTACTCTTCCTGTCTGTtacgcttccagcccaatctgaatcagagAATCCATGTAGGTTCAATTCAGTGTGTTCATAGTGAAGTCCATAATCTAGAGTACCTTGAAGGTATCTCAATATATCTTTTACTGCTACTAAATGTATTTCTTTGGGCTCAACCATGTGTTGACTGAGTGCATTCACTGCATAACATATAACAGGTCTAGTATTGACAAGGTACATCAGTGATCCAATAATCTGCCTGTATAATGTCGGATCTGCAAACTTGGAGTCTACTACTACTTCTTTTagtttatgaagatttgtttccataggGGATGACATTGACTTACAATTCaacattccaaatctctttagaatgtcaatggtgtatttaccttgatttagataaataccatctggtctttgccatacttctaatccaagaAAGTAATGGAGTAatcctaaatccttcatctcaaattctgaagctagttcttgtttgcattttgtaatgagatgatcttctcctgtaattaataagtcatctacatatagtATCAACATCAACATTTCACCTTTGACTGTCTTAAAATACAGATTTGGATCAGCAATGTTCTTAGAGAAACCTATTCCCAATAAGTAACTATCAATTCTTtcgtaccatgccctgggagcttgttttaatccatacagtgctttttctaacttgcatacatgtgttttTGCATTATTTACCtcgaatccttcaggttgttctagatatacttcttcaattttctcattcaaaaacgcagtttttacatccatttgatgaactttccatcttTTAGATGCTGCTATAGCTAGGATTGTTCTGATTGAAGTGTATcgagcaacaggtgcaaatgtttcttcataatcaatttccTCCATCTGTGAGAAGCCTCGAGCAACAAATCTTGCCTTGTGTTTTTCTATACTGCCATCAGCTGCATGCTTGattttaaagagccatttagaGGATACAACTGATttttctttaggtctaggcacaattttccatacatcattttttaagatagattgatattcctctatcatggcattcttccatacttgttgtttaagGGCTTTTTCTGCATTTGAGGGTTCAACATTTATGATTTCTGATATTAGAGTCACATAGCTAGAAAATCttgaaggtcttttgctttccctaaTTGTTCCTCTTGGTGCTGCATAGGTTTCTGCTTCCTGtactgttttggtggcccatagtggtcttttcctGGGGTTCTCAGTAGTAGTGTTCTTTTGTCCCAATGTGTTTTCCTCAGGATGCTCCCTCTACGTTTCAAAAATATAATCTTCCTCCAAATTTATGGAGTTGGTTGAAGTCTCATGTGTAATGGAACTTCTTGTTTTGTTAATAGCTACATTTTCTTCaaatatgacatctctgcttaattctatttgtctttgaccagggatGTATATTCGGTAGGCTTTTgaagtttcactatatcctacaaaaatccctttTTGCCCAGTGGGTTCTAGTTTAGTTCTTTTCTCCTtgggtacatgaatatagacaggacatccaaatattttgagatggctaatatcaggtttagttccagtaaagacttcttcaggagttttgtcaaTGATATGAGAGTGAGGACATTCGTTTTGAATATATACAGCTGTGTTAGAAGCCTTCCCCCAAAAGTGCAATTTCTAAGTTCTGATCAAATAACATAGCCCCAAAAGTGCAATTTCTAAGTTCTGATCAAATAACATAGCCCTTCCCCCAAAAGTGCAATTTCTAAGTTCTGATCAAATAACATAGCCCTTGCAGCTTCTACTATTGTTCTATTATTTTTTTCTGCAACACCGTTTTGTTGAAGATTATAGGGTATtgtaaactccctcttaatcccagcatctttACAGAATTCTTTAAATAAGTCTGAAGTGTATTCCCTACCATTGTTAGTCCTTAGTGTTTCGATTTTTCTACCAGAATGGTTTTCTATAatagatttgaattctttaaattttCTAAGTATCTCTTCAGATTCCTTGCTTCTAagaaaataaatccaagttttctCTCCTTGCTTCTAagaaaataaatccaagttttcctagagaaatcatctacaaatattacatagtatAATGAATCTCCTATTGATGGttcagacataggtccacataaatcagagtgaattagttctaaaacaTCCTTAGTCCTTCTAGAGCTGTAGGGAAATGAGCTTTTAATGTTTTTCCCTAGTGCATATCCCTTACAAGTGcttgaatgaatttgatttaatttAGGTAGTCCTGCGACTAATTTCTCCATAGAGGGTAGAGCGCGAAAGTGtaagtgccctagtcttctatgccaaatttccgtTTGATTTGTGACTTCATGAAATAAAGTCTGATTTGgctcattacacaattcatatagATGACTTTGTCTGTAACcaatcacttgtgctcttttgaaggtgGATGATTTTGGCCATGCCATTACCTTTCCTTCTATGAATGAGACCCTATATCcattatcttcaagtgcagaaataGAAACTAGGTTTCTTTTGATTCCTGGTACAAATAGTACTCCGGTGAGTTGAACTGAGATTCCAGACTTTAATTTTATGGTGCATGTTCCGACACCTCTTACCGGATGTGCAGAATCATCTCCTATCGTTACCTCCTCATTAGATtcctcttccattgagtctagtgatTCTTTGAATCCAGTGACATGCCTTGACgttccactgtctatcacccaagtgGTAGATTTGTTTGAAGCTTGACTTGAACGTGCAGAGTAGAATACAAACTTCTCAGATTCAATTTTTGACTTCCTCCCTACTTCGGTGAATGATGCTTGTTGTTTTACTTTGTTAGGACAATTGAATGACATGTGTCCGTACTGATCACATCTGTGGCATTGAATTTTTGACATGTCTCTCTTACTTTTCCCATGGTGAAATTTTCTTTTCTTATGAGAGTCAGTATTGAGAATTTGAAGATCTTGATCTTTAGTTTTATGATTGCCCCCTTTTATTTGCCTTGATTCTTCTAGAAGACAGTCTTCCCTTAGTCGGTCAAATTCTGTATAATTATCtcttgcatttatgccttgtttgaatgattcccaAGAATCAGGCAATCCATCTAGAGCAAagaaacgagactcggactcggcaaggccaaatcggactcggactcgggactcggcgtcagactcagctccagactcggctggactcgggaaagtgaaaaactcaaaaaatttagagattttttaagatttaaaacttgtttcatgcaccctttattgaataagattataagacacaataacatcatcaaacttggctcatttcattacataatacatacacaagtatacatctatgatctatcacataagcataaacgcaaattgtagttgaaggaaataacaaacatagatatataaatattgtcaaatgtatacaatattacaaaactcatggaataaaaaatccatgtcatcatatgatcatcatcaaatgttccatacaaataacaAAGGTAAATACATCTACAAGCCTATGGCGCAGAGGAGTCTGCACCCTCCGGCCCTGACGTCGGCTCCGATGAAGGCCCCGGCCCcctacgaaggcgtctaaggtaggtcataGATGATTGGGCAGCCATAGCCGCTCCTCGTGACACcacgccatgctcaccaacatcaggaacatctatGTCACTGTCACCATCTGTGTCACTATCaccatctgcctctgaatctcctctctctgctcgtgctctctgctcctcctctgccatggctacagcctcagcctctatatctacctggtcgatccaatcagtgtcatcatcactaaagaaaGCCACAGGATCTGTCTCAATGGCCCACTCTGcctcaggatcaacctcatctagaatgataggagagatgtcagctaatgcattctttctcattctcaggtggaggttgtagtgaacaaagataagatcattcatcttctccacggataatctattgcgcctcttggagtgtatgtgctcaaacatactccaattgcgctcacaaccagatgcactgcatggttggctcaagatgcgaatggccaacttctgaagatttggtgtcgttgggccaaaaaagttccaccaattatctgagtttgaaatgagaaaaataaataaaatcagtctctcataaactcatttaacaatatacaataaaactaaaattaagccttacaatttatttttacctggcatcatagttgtcctactttctttggcgataggacgagaaaaggtctccccttgtgcatttgagaacaactgtagctctcgcATAAGATCTGTCTGAGTACAACCAATAGGTGCCATCTTCTCCATGACTGAGTATAGCCCATCAAGGACCTCCGCATCAGCCCTGAAAGTAGGGCTAAAATGGAATGCCGGATTCAAataataggctgctgcatggatgggcctatgaagctgatgatgccatctcttatcaatgatctgccaaatgggaccatacttgctctcatctcctgcatagatagatttgatgccctctttcgccctatccatgccctcatatatgtggcccattgcgggcttttctccatccgcaactcgcaacaaaaccaccaagggcttaacaaactgtaaaattgaaaatattgtgtaatttaaaacatgagcaaataagagaatatgatgaataagttataaaacaaaaagttaaataaaaattgtagaatttataaaaaaattaccttcactatctcatcacaagggctccaaaagcctcactcatcaaaaatgcagtctgccata
This window harbors:
- the LOC131875540 gene encoding uncharacterized protein LOC131875540; the protein is MRELQLFSNAQGETFSRPIAKESRTTMMPDNWWNFFGPTTPNLQKLAIRILSQPCSASGCERNWSMFEHIHSKRRNRLSVEKMNDLIFVHYNLHLRMRKNALADISPIILDEVDPEAEWAIETDPVAFFSDDDTDWIDQVDIEAEAVAMAEEEQRARAERGDSEADGDSDTDGDSDIDVPDVGEHGVVSRGAAMAAQSSMTYLRRLRRGPGPSSEPTSGPEGADSSAP